A genomic stretch from Piliocolobus tephrosceles isolate RC106 unplaced genomic scaffold, ASM277652v3 unscaffolded_35019, whole genome shotgun sequence includes:
- the LOC113222791 gene encoding serine protease 44, giving the protein MASQGGSSLGILAWLLLLQPWLDEARAGRAGGQGGVALFFHSTLPSGPGGQDPGASGWEPPPVGAPGSPAAGQSRGKAVPPAPVLFPSACGKRFARIIGGFQSPDRKWPWQVSLQTSNRHICGGSLIARRWVLTAAHCISGHLEYTVKLGDTNVHHRSKAALVVPVRDIVIHRYFTSFGIIENDIALALLDFPVNYSTHIQPVCLPEQAFMVQADTKCWVTGWGKVNETDSSKKIVTELQEAELSIMLQEKCNKVFKEKMRIRNKMVKKGTICGYNDQGKDSCQGDSGGPLVCELNGTWFQVGIVSWGVGCSHKGYPGVYTEVSFYKKWIIDHLRQASCLNSADSLILVLCLMMPLGILVTP; this is encoded by the exons ATGGCGTCCCAGGGCGGCAGCTCCCTGGGGATCCTGGCCTGGCTCTTGCTTCTTCAGCCATGGCTCGACGAGGCCCGGGCGGGCAGGGCGGGTGGGCAGGGAGGCGTAGCACTCTTCTTCCACTCCACTCTCCCCTCAGGGCCAGGCGGCCAGGACCCCGGAGCGAGCGGATGGGAGCCGCCACCTGTAGGGGCTCCAGGATCCCCAGCGGCCGGTCAGTCCAGAGGGAAGGCAGTGCCCCCTGCTCCGGTGTTATTTCCCTCAG CCTGCGGCAAGCGGTTTGCAAGGATAATTGGAGGATTTCAAAGCCCAGATAGGAAGTGGCCCTGGCAGGTGAGCCTGCAAACCAGCAACAGACACATCTGCGGAGGCTCCCTTATTGCCAGGCGCTGGGTGCTCACTGCCGCCCACTGCATCTCTGG TCATCTGGAATACACAGTGAAGCTGGGAGACACAAATGTGCATCATCGCTCCAAAGcagcacttgtagtcccagttcgTGACATCGTTATCCACCGATATTTTACGTCTTTTGGAATAATTGAAAATGACATTGCCCTTGCTCTGCTTGACTTCCCTGTGAATTACTCCACACACATCCAGCCTGTGTGCCTCCCTGAACAGGCTTTCATGGTACAAGCTGATACGAAGTGCTGGGTGACAGGATGGGGCAAAGTGAATGAAACAG ATTCATCAAAAAAGATAGTAACTgagcttcaggaggctgagctaaGCATTATGCTTCAAGAGAAATGTAATAAGGTGTTCAAGGAAAAGATGAGAATTAGGAATAAAATGGTCAAGAAAGGGACCATCTGTGGCTATAATGACCAAGGGAAGGATTCCTGTCAG GGAGATTCTGGGGGGCCCCTGGTCTGTGAATTAAATGGCACATGGTTCCAGGTGGGGATTGTGAGCTGGGGCGTTGGCTGCAGTCACAAAGGATATCCTGGAGTTTACACAGAAGTTAGTTTCTACAAGAAATGGATTATTGATCACCTGAGACAAGCTTCCTGTCTGAATTCAGCAGACTCCCTCATCCTAGTCCTGTGTCTGATGATGCCCCTGGGCATCCTGGTGACCCCGTGA